TATTATAATGCAGCGAATCCGAATTTATTAAAGCATATAAAAAAGGAATGGAAAGAAGTTCTTGATATTGGTTGCTCGAGCGGTGCATTGGGAGCAGCTATTAAAGAAAACGGTACACGTGTATCAGGAATTGAGGCATTTCCAGAGGCTGCAGAAAAAGCGAAAGAAATACTAGATCATGTTATTTTAGGGGATATAGAAAAAATAGATCTTCCTTATGAGGAGGGGCAATTTGATTGCATCCTATTTGGAGATGTATTAGAGCATTTATTTGATCCATGGGCTGTGATTGAAAAGGTTAAGCCATATATAAAGCAAAATGGTGTGATTTTAGCAAGTATACCAAACGTTGCTCATATTTCAGTATTAGCGCCCTTACTTGCCGGAAATTGGACGTATACAGAATATGGTTTATTAGATAAAACACATATTCGTTTCTTTACATTTAATGAAATGCTAAGAATGTTTTTAAAAGCAGGATATGTTATTAGTAAAGTAGATCGTGTATATGTTGATCATAAAATGTATGAGCCGCTTATTGAGGAGTTGTATGGAATTTGTAAAAAATATCGTCTTGGAAGTGGCTTCATGGCTGAGACAGTTGTATTTCAGTATATTATTGAAGCTGAAAAATCACAATTATGAGTGCTGCAGACAAAACAATATTATTTGTTACATGTATAAATGATCGGAAATTGTATGCAAACTGCGTGCGACATATATTGCAATTGTTAGTACCTCCAGGGTATATTGTTCAATTTATGCCGATTCGAAATGCGAAAAGTATGACGAGTGGATACAATCAAGCTATTTCGCATCCAGCGAAGTATAAAGTGTATTTACATCAAGATGTTTTTATTATAAATAGAGCTTTTTTATATGGATTACTTCAATTATTTGAGGAACATGAACACCTTGGTATGATTGGGATGGTTGGAGCGCAATATGTTCCTCCAACTGGTGTATGGAACGAAGGGCGTGGAATTGTAGGAAAGGTCATTGGTTATATGAATGATTTGTTTTATATGGCAAGTTTAGAACAACCGTATCATGAATCAAAAACATTTATTCCTGTAGAATGTATTGACGGTTTATTAATGGCGACACAATATGATGTTCCGTGGCGAGAAGACTTATTTGACGGATTTGATTTTTATGATGTATCTCAATCATTTGAATTTAAAAAAGCAGGATATACAGTCGGTGTACCTGTACAGCGCGATGCTTGGTGCATCCATTATCATTTTGATGTGAATATGACGAACTATGAAAAGTATCGAAAAATATTTGTAGAACACTATATGGCAGATGTAAATAAGGAAGAATAAAGGGGGGACAAAAATGAAAGATCATACAATATTAGTCGTTGTTTGTGTAAATAATGAGGAGCTTTTTAAACAATGTGAGAGCCAAATAAGAAACATTTTTGTTCCCCCTGGTTACGCTGTACAAATTTTTCCGATACGAGATGCACAAAGTATGGCAAGTGCATATAACCGAGCCCTTTCATATCCAGCG
This genomic interval from Bacillus thuringiensis contains the following:
- a CDS encoding class I SAM-dependent methyltransferase, translated to MNREKSSLYEEKSEHYYNAANPNLLKHIKKEWKEVLDIGCSSGALGAAIKENGTRVSGIEAFPEAAEKAKEILDHVILGDIEKIDLPYEEGQFDCILFGDVLEHLFDPWAVIEKVKPYIKQNGVILASIPNVAHISVLAPLLAGNWTYTEYGLLDKTHIRFFTFNEMLRMFLKAGYVISKVDRVYVDHKMYEPLIEELYGICKKYRLGSGFMAETVVFQYIIEAEKSQL
- a CDS encoding glycosyltransferase family protein, whose product is MSAADKTILFVTCINDRKLYANCVRHILQLLVPPGYIVQFMPIRNAKSMTSGYNQAISHPAKYKVYLHQDVFIINRAFLYGLLQLFEEHEHLGMIGMVGAQYVPPTGVWNEGRGIVGKVIGYMNDLFYMASLEQPYHESKTFIPVECIDGLLMATQYDVPWREDLFDGFDFYDVSQSFEFKKAGYTVGVPVQRDAWCIHYHFDVNMTNYEKYRKIFVEHYMADVNKEE